From one Caldichromatium japonicum genomic stretch:
- a CDS encoding GH36-type glycosyl hydrolase domain-containing protein has translation MREPMTGEGRDHRLCRRRLEVVISDSGAGQLRFKGLALTRWPGDPIEDALGSLLYLRDLDSGELWSLGYQPTRTLADDYRAADCAGGFRLEREDHRIRLRLDLRLDETLDLERRCLRIDNGSGRRRRLELTSYLEVVLFPADADAAHPAFSKLFVETARDPGTGALIARRRPRSAGESWPCLVHALVGAEAGQWETDRARFIGRGHTLARPLALLGALPLSGSLGPVLDPILSLRTWVELEAGEGCELTWLTGAADPDGLAALLATIAAERRAQPAAPLPPWQPACAGTDPAKGQAGEQAEVRSAQPAEGLLLFNGYGGFDPAGRFYEIRIAHLGAGHRRPPQPWINVIANPDFGCLVSDSGAGYTWSRNSQVNRLTPWSNDPVCDPHSEALYLRDEETGESWSPWPGPRPAPADYRVQHGWGFSRCLLDYAGLEHETLVFVARQDPVKIQRLRLTNRTGRARRLAILSYQRLVLGQRPVYPSPIVAARDPRGFLRATNPDAGAFAGAIVFGRSQLSGATLIGREFTTERLAFIGHHRNPTDPIALAPGFRLAELTGAGRDPCFAEHLLMELAPGETMTCDLLFGEALNEDQLADLLARYAEPAAIAAAHAEAVGFWGTLTSSIQVETPEPALDRLFNGWALYQTLGCRIWARSAFYQSGGAFGFRDQLQDALALTMIRPDLTRAQILLHAAQQLVEGDVLHWWHPEPLGWGLRTRFSDDLLWLPYATAHYVRTTGDLDILAEPIPYLQAPLLAPGEDERYLKPEPSSEVGDLYDHCCRAIDRSLTQGPHGLPLMGTGDWNDGMNRVGREGRGESVWLGFFLYRLIEDFLPLCQGRGDRGRAARYRAYQERLKAALEDAGWDGAWYRRAYDDDGAPLGTAQDSECRIDALAQSWAVLSGAASAERADRSLDALERELIDETARLIRLLAPPFVNTPRDPGYIKGYVAGVRENGGQYTHAACWSVAALAELGRCERAAPLLAMLSPASHTPTPEDVERYRLEPYAIAADIYGAPPHIGRGGWSWYTGSSGWWLRVGLEWIFGVRLEGGRRLLLRPCIPKDWPGFSLGLQLTDGSECAIQVENTGGRAVIAAWLDGDPLPLQQGAACVLLSGGPRRYAVKLRLG, from the coding sequence CCTGGACGAGACCCTGGACCTCGAGCGCAGGTGTCTGCGGATCGACAATGGATCCGGGCGAAGGCGGCGTCTTGAGCTCACCAGCTATCTTGAGGTCGTGCTCTTTCCAGCAGACGCCGATGCCGCACATCCGGCATTTTCCAAGCTCTTCGTCGAGACCGCGCGCGATCCAGGGACCGGCGCGCTCATCGCCCGCCGCCGCCCGCGCTCGGCAGGCGAATCCTGGCCCTGTCTCGTCCATGCACTGGTCGGCGCCGAGGCCGGGCAGTGGGAGACCGATCGGGCACGTTTCATCGGGCGCGGTCATACATTGGCGCGCCCCTTGGCTCTGCTCGGCGCTCTGCCCCTGTCAGGTAGCCTCGGGCCGGTGCTCGATCCGATCCTGAGTCTGCGCACCTGGGTCGAGCTCGAGGCAGGCGAGGGCTGCGAGCTGACCTGGCTCACCGGCGCCGCCGATCCGGATGGGCTTGCTGCCCTGCTTGCTACGATCGCAGCCGAACGCCGGGCCCAGCCCGCAGCACCGCTTCCCCCGTGGCAGCCTGCCTGCGCGGGGACAGACCCGGCGAAGGGGCAGGCGGGGGAGCAAGCGGAGGTGCGCAGCGCGCAGCCTGCCGAGGGGTTGCTGCTCTTTAACGGCTACGGCGGGTTCGACCCCGCCGGCCGCTTCTATGAGATCCGCATCGCCCATCTCGGCGCAGGCCACCGTCGTCCGCCGCAGCCCTGGATCAATGTCATCGCCAATCCCGATTTCGGCTGTCTGGTTAGCGACTCAGGCGCGGGTTATACCTGGTCGCGCAATAGCCAGGTCAATCGCCTGACCCCCTGGTCCAACGACCCCGTCTGCGACCCGCACAGCGAGGCCCTTTATCTGCGCGACGAGGAGACGGGGGAGTCCTGGTCGCCCTGGCCCGGACCGCGCCCCGCACCTGCCGACTATCGCGTCCAGCATGGATGGGGCTTTAGCCGCTGCCTGCTCGATTATGCCGGTCTCGAACACGAGACCCTGGTCTTCGTCGCCCGCCAAGACCCCGTCAAGATCCAACGCCTGCGCCTGACCAACCGCACGGGGCGGGCTCGCCGACTCGCGATCCTCAGTTATCAGCGCCTGGTCCTAGGCCAGCGTCCGGTGTATCCAAGCCCCATCGTCGCCGCCCGCGACCCCAGGGGGTTCCTGCGCGCAACCAACCCAGATGCCGGCGCATTCGCTGGGGCCATCGTCTTTGGCCGCAGCCAATTGTCCGGTGCGACCCTGATCGGACGCGAGTTCACCACCGAGCGGCTGGCGTTCATCGGCCATCACCGCAACCCGACCGATCCGATCGCCCTGGCGCCTGGCTTCAGGCTCGCCGAGCTGACAGGGGCGGGGCGCGATCCCTGTTTTGCCGAGCATCTCCTGATGGAACTTGCCCCGGGCGAGACCATGACCTGTGACCTCTTATTCGGCGAGGCCTTGAATGAGGACCAGCTCGCCGATCTCTTGGCCCGCTATGCCGAGCCTGCGGCGATCGCCGCCGCCCACGCCGAGGCGGTCGGTTTTTGGGGAACCCTGACTTCGAGCATCCAGGTCGAGACCCCTGAACCTGCGCTCGATCGGTTGTTCAACGGCTGGGCACTCTATCAGACCCTGGGGTGCCGTATCTGGGCGCGTTCGGCCTTTTATCAGTCGGGCGGTGCCTTCGGCTTTCGCGATCAGCTCCAGGACGCCCTGGCCCTGACCATGATCCGCCCCGATCTCACCCGCGCCCAGATCCTCCTCCATGCCGCTCAGCAGCTCGTCGAGGGCGATGTGCTCCATTGGTGGCACCCAGAGCCGCTCGGCTGGGGTCTGCGCACGCGCTTTTCCGATGATCTCCTGTGGCTGCCCTATGCAACGGCGCACTATGTCAGGACGACAGGTGATCTCGACATCCTCGCCGAACCCATCCCTTATCTCCAGGCACCCCTGCTTGCGCCCGGCGAGGATGAGCGTTATCTCAAGCCCGAACCGAGCAGCGAGGTCGGCGATCTCTATGACCACTGCTGTCGCGCCATCGATCGCTCGCTAACCCAGGGGCCGCACGGCCTGCCGCTGATGGGCACCGGCGACTGGAACGACGGCATGAACCGCGTCGGGCGCGAGGGACGCGGCGAGAGCGTCTGGCTCGGGTTCTTTCTCTATCGCCTGATCGAAGACTTTCTCCCCTTGTGCCAAGGGCGAGGGGACCGGGGGCGGGCCGCGCGCTACCGCGCCTATCAGGAGCGGCTCAAGGCAGCGCTCGAGGATGCGGGCTGGGACGGCGCCTGGTATCGGCGGGCCTATGACGACGACGGGGCGCCGCTGGGGACGGCGCAGGACAGCGAATGCCGCATCGATGCCCTGGCCCAGTCCTGGGCGGTGCTGTCGGGGGCGGCCTCGGCCGAGCGCGCCGACCGGTCGCTAGATGCCCTGGAGCGCGAGCTAATCGATGAGACTGCGCGCCTGATCCGCCTCCTCGCCCCTCCATTCGTCAACACCCCCCGCGATCCGGGCTATATCAAAGGCTATGTCGCCGGGGTGCGCGAAAACGGCGGGCAATATACCCACGCCGCTTGCTGGTCGGTGGCGGCCCTGGCCGAGTTGGGCCGGTGCGAACGCGCCGCCCCCCTGCTTGCGATGCTCAGCCCTGCAAGCCACACCCCGACCCCAGAGGACGTCGAGCGCTATCGCCTCGAGCCCTATGCCATCGCCGCCGACATCTATGGCGCCCCACCGCATATCGGGCGCGGCGGCTGGAGCTGGTACACGGGTTCAAGCGGCTGGTGGCTGCGCGTCGGCCTGGAATGGATCTTCGGGGTGCGGCTCGAGGGGGGGCGAAGGCTGTTGCTCCGCCCCTGTATCCCCAAGGACTGGCCGGGCTTTAGCCTGGGACTACAGCTGACGGACGGCAGCGAATGCGCCATCCAGGTCGAAAACACCGGCGGCCGGGCGGTGATCGCGGCCTGGCTCGATGGTGACCCCCTCCCGCTCCAGCAGGGCGCAGCCTGCGTTTTGCTTTCCGGCGGCCCCAGGCGTTATGCCGTCAAGCTTCGCTTGGGGTGA
- the menC gene encoding o-succinylbenzoate synthase translates to MALIERLELRPYALPLRRPWASAHGAIRLRRGLLVRVEAKGLIGYGDCAPLPEAGTEPLVAASAMLERWAHAFVGCDPEQLLTEIDPLDETAHAIGCTPPKERTPAAHYALACALADLLSQQRGICLRCWLNPAACARIAVNAALGPVAQVDAAQLADCIRRGLRVIKLKVGIAPLEDELAVLRALERAIEPGLADRLVLRLDANGAWGLAQAHRFIEATARLRLPIESLEEPLADPDPLRLAELQSQAPFALALDESLIARFAGCDPRALGVRRLVLKPAAIGGLRRTLALARHTQGSSLEVVITSLIDSAAGLWPTAQLAGALANPLAHGLGTGAWLARDLGTPPLIQDGWMALGDRPGSGFSA, encoded by the coding sequence ATGGCCCTGATCGAGCGCTTGGAGCTGAGGCCATACGCACTCCCCCTGCGTCGTCCATGGGCGAGCGCGCATGGTGCGATCAGGTTGCGCCGCGGCCTTCTGGTCCGGGTCGAGGCGAAGGGGCTGATCGGCTATGGAGACTGCGCCCCCCTGCCCGAGGCGGGGACCGAACCGCTTGTTGCGGCCTCGGCCATGCTAGAGCGATGGGCTCATGCCTTTGTCGGCTGCGATCCCGAACAGCTCCTTACCGAGATCGATCCCCTCGATGAGACCGCACATGCCATAGGGTGCACCCCACCCAAGGAACGCACCCCGGCCGCGCACTATGCCCTCGCTTGCGCCCTGGCCGATCTCCTCAGCCAACAGCGTGGTATATGCCTGCGCTGCTGGCTAAACCCTGCTGCCTGCGCGCGGATTGCAGTCAATGCTGCCCTCGGCCCAGTCGCGCAGGTCGATGCGGCTCAACTTGCTGATTGCATCCGGCGCGGTCTGCGGGTGATCAAGCTCAAGGTCGGGATCGCGCCGCTTGAGGATGAGCTTGCGGTCCTCAGGGCATTAGAACGGGCCATCGAGCCGGGTTTAGCCGATCGCTTGGTTCTGAGGCTCGATGCCAACGGCGCCTGGGGTCTGGCGCAGGCGCACCGCTTCATCGAGGCAACAGCGCGCCTGCGGCTGCCGATCGAATCCCTCGAAGAACCGCTCGCCGACCCTGACCCCCTCAGACTCGCCGAGCTTCAATCCCAGGCCCCATTTGCCCTGGCTCTAGATGAGTCGCTCATTGCGCGTTTTGCTGGTTGCGATCCGAGGGCGTTGGGCGTGCGGCGGCTGGTGCTCAAACCTGCTGCGATCGGGGGGCTGCGCCGGACCCTGGCGCTCGCCCGACACACCCAGGGATCTAGCCTGGAGGTGGTCATCACCAGCCTCATCGACAGCGCGGCAGGGCTGTGGCCAACTGCCCAGCTTGCGGGTGCACTCGCCAACCCCCTGGCGCACGGTCTGGGGACAGGCGCTTGGCTGGCTCGGGATCTCGGCACACCTCCCCTTATCCAGGATGGCTGGATGGCGCTCGGCGACCGCCCGGGCTCAGGATTTAGCGCCTAA
- the menA gene encoding 1,4-dihydroxy-2-naphthoate octaprenyltransferase, with the protein MPPSPSPPLLRRWLLAARPKTLPLSLSPVVAGLALVLAEQGGLALGIAAVTLLAAAAIQIGTNLYNDAADFERGADTFARLGPPRATAQGWFKAQEVKLAAHLMFALAFALGLILLARGGLPILLLGLASLAAGYAYTGGPRPIAYGPFGELYAWAFFGVAAVAGTYYLQTLSPSGSAWIAGVALGSLAAAVLLVNNYRDLESDLAAGRKTLCALLGRPRARFLYAALVLLPVPLLMALQPLQAPWVLAGALPLGALLIWRLWRLGIGPELNGLLALTAQYQAFLVLLLILGLFWPRWP; encoded by the coding sequence ATGCCCCCATCTCCTTCTCCCCCGCTGCTTCGCCGTTGGTTGCTGGCGGCGCGCCCCAAGACCCTGCCCCTGAGCTTGTCGCCGGTGGTTGCAGGTCTAGCCTTAGTCCTGGCCGAGCAGGGGGGGCTTGCGCTCGGGATCGCCGCGGTCACCCTGCTTGCCGCTGCTGCGATCCAGATCGGCACCAATCTCTATAACGACGCCGCCGACTTCGAGCGCGGCGCCGACACATTCGCGCGCCTGGGCCCGCCGCGTGCCACCGCCCAAGGGTGGTTCAAAGCGCAGGAGGTCAAACTGGCGGCACATCTGATGTTCGCCCTGGCCTTTGCCCTTGGCTTGATCCTGCTCGCCCGCGGGGGGCTGCCGATCCTGCTGCTCGGTCTGGCATCGCTAGCTGCGGGTTATGCCTATACGGGCGGGCCGCGCCCGATCGCCTATGGTCCATTCGGCGAACTCTATGCTTGGGCCTTTTTTGGGGTTGCTGCAGTCGCCGGGACCTATTATCTCCAGACCCTGAGTCCTTCGGGGTCCGCCTGGATCGCCGGTGTCGCGCTCGGCTCCTTGGCTGCGGCCGTGCTCTTGGTCAATAACTATCGGGATCTGGAGAGCGATCTTGCTGCGGGGAGAAAGACCCTCTGCGCCCTCCTGGGCCGACCGCGCGCCAGATTTCTCTATGCCGCCTTGGTACTCCTGCCCGTCCCCTTGCTGATGGCGCTGCAACCGCTGCAAGCCCCTTGGGTCTTGGCTGGCGCTTTGCCGTTGGGCGCGCTCTTGATCTGGCGGCTGTGGCGCCTGGGGATCGGTCCCGAGCTCAACGGATTGCTCGCCCTGACCGCCCAATATCAGGCATTCCTGGTTCTGCTTTTGATCCTCGGGCTCTTCTGGCCTCGATGGCCCTGA
- the menB gene encoding 1,4-dihydroxy-2-naphthoyl-CoA synthase, whose product MHRLADWPEEDRRPIYWESPQDVQYQDILYHRAEGIAKITINRPEVRNAFRPQTVRELIHAFQRAHLDPEIGSIILTGAGELAFCSGGDQRVRGHEGYQDAQGVESLNVLDLQRQIRTLPKPVVAMVAGYAIGGGHVLHLVCDLTIAAENARFGQTGPRVGSFDAGLGAGLLARTIGLKKAKEIWFLCRQYDAQEALAMGLVNAVVPLAELELVTVAWCRQMNRLSPTALRVLKAAFNADTDGLAGIQELAGNATALFYMTEEAQEGRNAFLERRPPDFRRFRRRP is encoded by the coding sequence ATGCACCGCCTTGCAGATTGGCCAGAGGAAGACCGCCGCCCCATCTATTGGGAAAGCCCCCAAGATGTCCAGTATCAGGATATTCTGTATCACCGCGCCGAAGGCATCGCCAAGATCACCATCAATCGCCCCGAGGTGCGCAATGCCTTTAGGCCCCAGACGGTACGCGAGCTCATCCATGCTTTCCAGCGCGCCCATCTGGACCCAGAGATCGGTTCGATCATCCTCACTGGGGCGGGTGAACTCGCCTTTTGTTCGGGCGGTGACCAGCGGGTGCGTGGGCACGAGGGCTATCAGGACGCACAAGGGGTTGAGTCTCTGAATGTCTTAGACCTCCAGCGCCAGATCCGCACCCTACCCAAACCCGTAGTGGCCATGGTCGCAGGCTATGCCATCGGCGGCGGACATGTCCTGCATCTGGTCTGCGATCTGACCATCGCTGCCGAGAATGCGCGTTTCGGTCAGACCGGTCCGCGGGTGGGGAGCTTCGATGCCGGGTTGGGCGCAGGTCTCCTCGCCCGCACCATAGGACTAAAAAAGGCCAAGGAGATCTGGTTCCTATGCCGTCAATATGACGCACAAGAGGCGTTGGCGATGGGGTTGGTCAATGCCGTGGTTCCCTTGGCCGAGCTCGAGCTTGTGACCGTGGCCTGGTGCCGGCAGATGAATCGCCTCTCGCCTACCGCGCTGCGGGTGCTCAAGGCGGCATTCAATGCCGATACAGATGGTCTGGCCGGCATCCAGGAGCTCGCGGGCAATGCCACGGCCCTGTTCTATATGACGGAGGAGGCGCAAGAAGGGCGCAATGCCTTTTTGGAACGCCGCCCGCCCGATTTTCGTCGCTTCAGGCGACGGCCATAG
- the menD gene encoding 2-succinyl-5-enolpyruvyl-6-hydroxy-3-cyclohexene-1-carboxylic-acid synthase, which produces MADQGCINLRAAHALLAGLIQGGMRDLVLSPGSRSTPLVLAAQAHDLRMFPILDERSAAFFALGLARAARRPVGVLCTSGSALGHWYPAVIEADCSGAPLILLSADRPPELRHWGANQTIDQTRFFGVHVRAFYDPGPPDELPGVGKYLRALGRRAAAECQGLDPGPVHLNLPFRESLVPGPDCRLSPSEDPPLIPAATWPNDEGAQAQYPRIDQDVSPYPFIGDDIHLNLGDLGQLGRRGLICCGPGEWTKSGSAALWRLAERLRLPVLCDPLSGLRFGPGSDAGIVRYDALLRYPELAQGLKPDWVIRFGRAPVSKRLNDWLTGVPTLLVEPGRRFSDPTHDVPLKIQADPGRFCAWAMTTDACPIQADEGWLEGWNEVEQRLERLMADYLSQAPWCEGHLVRTLIACLPAGEGLLCANSLPIRQLDLWSGSRRLPLHVFGNRGASGIDGQASTLAGFNASGLPTTGLLGDLSLWHDLSGLLQLRGCPRPCIVINNGGGRIFDTLPQRNLPSLERFWRCPIPLALGPLTQAFGLSHWEVADGTELVQALTEAQGVQGVLIEVRVDAELSLEVHRGLEKVLQSTHP; this is translated from the coding sequence ATGGCCGATCAGGGCTGCATCAATCTGCGCGCCGCCCATGCCCTGCTCGCCGGCCTGATCCAGGGCGGGATGCGCGATCTGGTGCTCTCGCCCGGCTCACGCTCCACACCTTTGGTCCTCGCCGCCCAGGCCCATGACCTTCGCATGTTTCCGATCCTCGATGAGCGCAGCGCCGCCTTTTTTGCCTTGGGGCTAGCGCGCGCGGCCCGTCGTCCGGTGGGTGTCCTCTGCACCTCGGGGAGCGCACTGGGCCATTGGTATCCGGCGGTGATCGAGGCCGATTGCAGCGGGGCCCCCCTGATCCTGCTTTCTGCCGACCGCCCGCCCGAGCTTCGCCACTGGGGGGCCAACCAGACCATCGATCAGACGCGGTTCTTCGGCGTCCATGTTCGCGCCTTCTATGACCCAGGACCGCCGGATGAATTGCCCGGGGTGGGCAAATATCTCCGGGCCCTGGGGCGGCGCGCCGCTGCCGAGTGCCAAGGGCTTGATCCCGGGCCTGTGCATCTCAACCTCCCCTTCCGCGAGTCCCTGGTGCCCGGGCCCGATTGTCGGCTATCCCCAAGCGAAGATCCGCCTTTGATACCTGCGGCGACCTGGCCGAATGACGAAGGGGCACAGGCACAGTACCCAAGGATCGATCAGGATGTTTCCCCTTATCCATTCATCGGCGATGACATCCACCTCAACCTCGGCGATTTAGGGCAACTGGGCAGACGCGGCCTGATCTGTTGTGGCCCAGGCGAGTGGACGAAGTCAGGATCTGCGGCCTTGTGGCGCCTTGCCGAACGCTTAAGGCTTCCTGTCCTCTGCGATCCGCTGTCCGGTCTACGCTTTGGCCCGGGCTCGGATGCGGGTATCGTGCGCTATGATGCCCTGCTGCGTTACCCCGAGCTTGCCCAGGGGCTCAAACCGGATTGGGTGATCCGCTTCGGGAGGGCGCCGGTCTCGAAACGGCTGAACGACTGGCTGACCGGTGTGCCAACCCTCCTCGTCGAGCCTGGGCGCAGGTTCAGCGATCCAACGCATGACGTTCCCCTCAAGATCCAGGCCGATCCCGGCCGGTTTTGTGCCTGGGCGATGACCACGGACGCCTGTCCGATCCAAGCGGATGAGGGCTGGCTTGAGGGCTGGAACGAGGTCGAGCAGCGCCTTGAGCGACTGATGGCCGATTATCTTTCCCAGGCCCCTTGGTGCGAGGGCCATCTGGTGCGGACCCTGATCGCTTGCCTGCCTGCGGGCGAGGGATTGCTGTGCGCCAATTCGCTGCCGATCCGCCAGCTCGACCTCTGGTCCGGGTCTCGCCGTTTGCCGCTTCATGTCTTCGGCAACCGCGGTGCAAGCGGGATCGACGGTCAAGCCTCCACCTTGGCGGGTTTCAACGCCAGCGGTCTGCCGACGACCGGGCTCTTGGGCGATCTGTCGCTATGGCATGACCTCAGCGGGCTCTTGCAGCTTCGCGGTTGTCCCAGGCCCTGTATCGTCATCAATAACGGCGGCGGGCGGATCTTCGATACCCTGCCGCAGCGCAACCTGCCGAGCCTTGAGAGGTTCTGGCGTTGTCCGATCCCGCTTGCCCTCGGCCCATTGACGCAGGCCTTTGGGCTCAGCCACTGGGAGGTCGCAGATGGGACCGAATTGGTCCAGGCGCTCACCGAGGCGCAGGGTGTCCAGGGCGTCTTGATCGAGGTCAGGGTCGATGCCGAGCTGAGCCTCGAGGTCCATCGCGGTCTAGAAAAGGTCTTGCAATCAACTCACCCGTGA
- a CDS encoding isochorismate synthase has translation MLQPLKLIDQLRARLRETLDLLPLDANQGWVSLILELPQPLAMAPDLREVGFYLGHAQRGEFYAGYGIAAQWQAEGPGRLERLRQVALTWSKDWVQIDPDETGLVAQGLLGFAATPRPREGEDLPNTLLWLPELALIRRQDRCALILTASRPITRAALLHRWEGWIARLAPRLGVGTPLPLPASVLNPLRSQPDFSDWSRLVLAAIDDIANSRLEKVVICRRQAVRGQRPFDLERLRAVLSESYPSCQVIHIRYAGSDFIAATPERLFRQWGDRVEADAIAGTACRAQDQMQDAAIRQALLACPKNRHEHQVVVDAMHAALAPCCRALEEAAGPQILALNNAYHLQTRLRGLLRPGIDAFALAEHLHPTPATNGQPRAAAADWLRTHEPFARGWYTGAAGLIAPDLSGELWVLLRCSRIQGQEAELYAGAGIVAGSEPESEWQETEHKLAAMSKALRFA, from the coding sequence ATGTTGCAACCGCTCAAGCTCATCGATCAGCTCAGGGCCCGTCTGCGCGAGACCCTTGACCTGCTGCCGCTCGACGCAAACCAGGGCTGGGTCTCGCTGATCCTCGAGCTCCCCCAACCTTTGGCGATGGCGCCCGACCTGCGCGAGGTTGGGTTTTATCTGGGGCATGCCCAGCGCGGCGAGTTCTATGCCGGATACGGCATCGCTGCCCAATGGCAGGCCGAGGGCCCGGGACGGCTGGAGAGACTGCGTCAGGTCGCGCTGACCTGGTCCAAGGACTGGGTACAGATCGATCCTGATGAAACCGGACTGGTCGCTCAGGGGTTACTCGGATTCGCGGCCACGCCCCGGCCTCGGGAAGGCGAAGACCTGCCCAATACCCTGCTGTGGCTGCCCGAGCTCGCCCTGATCCGCCGTCAAGACCGCTGTGCCCTGATTCTGACCGCCTCTCGTCCGATCACGCGCGCGGCCTTGCTGCACCGGTGGGAGGGCTGGATCGCCCGTTTAGCGCCGCGCCTCGGCGTAGGGACGCCGCTACCGTTGCCGGCCTCGGTACTAAACCCCTTGCGCAGCCAACCCGATTTTAGCGATTGGTCCCGTCTGGTCCTGGCGGCGATCGATGACATTGCCAACAGCCGGCTCGAAAAGGTCGTGATCTGCCGCCGGCAGGCGGTGCGGGGGCAGCGGCCATTCGATCTCGAACGCCTGAGGGCTGTGCTCAGCGAATCCTATCCCAGCTGCCAGGTGATCCATATCCGCTATGCAGGGAGCGACTTCATCGCTGCAACCCCCGAGCGACTCTTTAGACAGTGGGGCGATCGAGTCGAGGCCGATGCCATCGCGGGTACCGCCTGCCGCGCTCAGGACCAAATGCAGGATGCCGCTATCCGCCAGGCATTGCTCGCCTGCCCCAAGAATCGCCATGAGCATCAGGTAGTGGTCGATGCGATGCATGCGGCGCTAGCGCCCTGTTGTCGCGCCCTGGAGGAGGCAGCAGGCCCCCAGATCCTGGCGCTCAACAACGCCTATCACCTCCAAACCCGATTACGCGGTCTGCTACGCCCCGGGATCGATGCCTTTGCCCTGGCCGAGCACTTGCACCCTACCCCGGCCACCAACGGCCAGCCGCGGGCAGCCGCGGCCGATTGGCTGCGCACCCATGAACCCTTTGCCCGCGGCTGGTATACGGGCGCAGCTGGGCTGATCGCCCCCGATCTCAGCGGCGAGCTCTGGGTCCTGCTGCGTTGCTCACGTATCCAGGGACAAGAGGCCGAGCTCTATGCCGGGGCAGGGATCGTCGCCGGCTCTGAACCCGAAAGCGAATGGCAGGAGACCGAGCATAAGCTCGCTGCCATGTCCAAGGCCCTGCGGTTCGCCTAA
- a CDS encoding alpha/beta fold hydrolase — protein sequence MESASKAQPHRGPSTNLPPALDASRHDLKTSGGRIHYYAATQSPGRPAVLIHSINAAPSALEMKPLFERLRHTRPIYALDLPGFGHADRPAQPYSPALFAQVIGEFLAEVTREPADIIAYSLGCEFAARTAIAAPERIRSLVMISPTGFNQRGLPMGEAAQRAYRWLSLPGLSDALFSLLTTRLSIRYFYNQVFAGRTPLELIDYAYATTHQPGAKQAPLYFLSGQLFTPRATETLYHQVTQPVLVLYDKDPNIDFHELPDFLSRHPNWRAERIPGTRGMPQWEKPTETTMEIERFWQQLA from the coding sequence ATGGAGTCTGCAAGCAAAGCGCAACCGCATAGGGGCCCATCCACAAACCTGCCGCCTGCTTTGGATGCCTCCCGCCATGACCTCAAGACCTCGGGCGGACGGATCCATTATTATGCCGCGACCCAATCCCCCGGACGGCCGGCGGTCTTGATCCATAGCATCAATGCCGCACCCAGCGCGCTTGAGATGAAGCCGCTCTTCGAACGCCTTCGCCACACGCGCCCCATCTATGCCCTGGATCTCCCCGGCTTTGGGCATGCGGACCGGCCCGCCCAGCCCTATTCGCCGGCGCTCTTCGCCCAGGTCATCGGCGAATTTCTTGCCGAGGTGACGCGAGAACCTGCCGATATCATCGCCTATTCCCTGGGCTGCGAGTTTGCAGCGCGTACAGCGATTGCAGCGCCCGAGCGCATCCGCTCGCTGGTCATGATCTCCCCCACCGGCTTTAATCAGCGCGGCCTGCCGATGGGAGAGGCCGCCCAGCGCGCCTATCGCTGGTTGAGCCTGCCTGGATTGAGCGATGCCCTCTTTAGCCTGCTGACCACGCGCTTAAGCATCCGGTATTTTTATAACCAGGTCTTTGCCGGAAGGACCCCGCTAGAGCTTATCGATTATGCCTATGCCACAACCCATCAGCCCGGGGCCAAACAGGCGCCCCTGTATTTCCTCTCGGGTCAGCTCTTTACCCCCCGCGCCACCGAGACTCTGTATCACCAGGTGACCCAGCCGGTCCTCGTGCTCTATGACAAGGACCCGAACATCGACTTCCATGAATTACCCGATTTCTTAAGCCGGCACCCCAATTGGCGCGCCGAGCGCATCCCCGGCACCCGCGGCATGCCGCAGTGGGAGAAACCGACGGAGACGACGATGGAGATCGAGCGCTTTTGGCAGCAGCTCGCCTGA